Proteins from a single region of Pirellulales bacterium:
- a CDS encoding Uma2 family endonuclease, which produces MATTERLFSAEEYARLPDNGMPTELVRGRIVTMNVPNFRHGWLCIRIGKLLATYVDDRELGYVLGNDAGMVTERGPDTVRGPDISFFSYSRIPKGAGPEGYAEVAPEIVFEVRLPGDRWPKILRRVGELLSAGVLAVYVVDAKKETVIVFDADTDEPGRTLQGEDELPFPEPLTGLRIAVRQLFS; this is translated from the coding sequence ATGGCCACGACTGAACGCCTGTTTTCGGCTGAGGAGTATGCTCGGCTCCCCGATAATGGTATGCCCACGGAACTCGTGCGCGGGCGCATCGTCACGATGAATGTACCTAACTTCCGCCATGGTTGGCTTTGCATTCGCATCGGCAAGCTTTTGGCTACGTACGTCGATGATCGCGAGCTCGGATACGTGCTAGGAAACGACGCGGGAATGGTGACCGAGCGCGGTCCCGATACGGTGCGCGGTCCCGACATTTCGTTTTTCAGCTATTCCCGCATTCCCAAAGGGGCCGGTCCAGAGGGCTATGCCGAGGTTGCCCCCGAAATCGTGTTCGAGGTGCGTTTGCCCGGCGATCGTTGGCCCAAGATTCTTCGGCGGGTTGGCGAGTTACTCAGCGCGGGCGTGCTGGCCGTTTATGTTGTCGATGCGAAGAAAGAAACCGTTATCGTATTCGATGCGGACACCGACGAGCCCGGCCGGACCTTGCAGGGCGAAGATGAACTGCCCTTTCCTGAGCCGCTGACGGGCCTGCGCATCGCCGTACGGCAATTGTTCTCCTGA
- a CDS encoding aldehyde dehydrogenase family protein: protein MLNLPVLRWGKPYESLESDTVLHFITGEPIAKVAQANAGLLQRDMRFAKRARDVLRAIPCHELIERIKKAADLYLNATLPMGDGKQSPQEFARQQSASTGLPEHMCAANMHKNYFVLTHMDQMLDALTRGLDLNILSRGYGVESRGVVVSYQAQSPIVGLVLPSNSPGVHTLWLPVIPMQIGLVLKPGPQEPWTPYRMAAAFFEAGIPPEAISIYPGGGDIGAAVLAHCDRSMIFGGTATVERYKGNPKVQAHGPGFSKVLIGDDLVDRWEEFIDLISDSVYLNSGRGCINCSGVWASRHTEEIAQALAERLGPIEALPPEDPKAGLAAFTVPGAAQGVWKAIEADLREDGVKHTTEPYGPRLVEMERCAYLRPVVVHCDSPERAIAKKEYMFPFVTVVKCPQEKVLDSIGPTLVCTGITDDPALQRALTDATHIDRLNIGPIPTIKLDWLQPHEGNIVEFLFRARAYQIPKEKLAT from the coding sequence ATGTTAAACCTTCCCGTCCTGCGTTGGGGCAAGCCCTACGAATCGCTGGAAAGCGATACGGTGCTGCATTTCATCACCGGCGAGCCGATCGCCAAAGTGGCCCAGGCCAACGCCGGCCTGTTGCAACGCGACATGCGGTTCGCCAAGCGGGCACGCGACGTGCTGCGTGCCATCCCGTGCCATGAGTTGATCGAACGCATCAAGAAAGCGGCCGATCTCTATCTGAACGCCACGCTGCCGATGGGCGACGGCAAGCAGTCGCCGCAGGAGTTTGCCCGGCAGCAGTCGGCTTCGACCGGCCTGCCCGAGCACATGTGCGCCGCGAACATGCACAAGAACTACTTCGTGCTGACGCACATGGACCAGATGCTCGACGCACTCACGCGCGGGCTCGACCTGAACATCCTCAGCCGCGGCTATGGCGTCGAGAGCCGCGGCGTGGTGGTGAGCTATCAGGCCCAGTCGCCCATCGTGGGCCTCGTACTGCCCTCGAACTCGCCGGGCGTTCACACGCTCTGGCTGCCCGTGATTCCCATGCAGATCGGCCTGGTGCTCAAGCCCGGTCCGCAGGAGCCGTGGACGCCGTATCGCATGGCGGCCGCGTTCTTCGAGGCCGGCATTCCTCCCGAAGCCATCTCCATCTATCCGGGCGGCGGCGATATCGGCGCGGCCGTGCTGGCCCATTGCGACCGCAGCATGATCTTCGGCGGCACAGCCACCGTCGAACGCTACAAGGGCAATCCCAAGGTGCAGGCGCACGGACCGGGCTTCAGCAAGGTGCTGATCGGCGACGACCTGGTCGACCGCTGGGAAGAATTCATCGACCTGATTTCCGACAGCGTCTACCTGAACAGCGGCCGCGGCTGCATCAACTGTTCCGGCGTGTGGGCCTCGCGTCACACCGAGGAAATCGCCCAGGCGTTGGCCGAGCGGCTGGGACCGATTGAAGCTCTGCCGCCCGAAGATCCCAAGGCGGGCCTGGCCGCCTTCACGGTTCCCGGCGCTGCCCAGGGAGTCTGGAAGGCGATCGAAGCCGACCTGCGTGAAGACGGCGTGAAGCATACGACCGAACCTTATGGGCCGCGCCTGGTGGAAATGGAACGCTGTGCCTATCTGCGGCCGGTCGTCGTGCATTGCGATTCGCCGGAACGGGCCATCGCCAAGAAGGAATACATGTTCCCCTTCGTCACGGTCGTCAAATGCCCGCAGGAGAAAGTGCTCGATTCGATCGGGCCGACCTTGGTCTGCACCGGCATCACCGACGACCCGGCCCTCCAGCGGGCCCTGACGGACGCCACGCACATCGACCGGCTGAACATCGGGCCGATTCCCACGATCAAGCTCGACTGGCTGCAGCCGCACGAGGGCAACATCGTCGAATTCTTGTTCCGCGCGCGGGCCTATCAGATTCCCAAGGAGAAATTAGCGACGTAG
- a CDS encoding iron-containing alcohol dehydrogenase has protein sequence MIPFDFQLRTRIVFGPDRVDSLGELASELGARRALVVSDPGIVAAGHANRGIASLDRVGIETHLFDGVTENPTDQNVEAGVAFAKKCRPELIVGLGGGSSMDCAKGINFVYSCGGRIQDYWGTGKASRPLLPMIAVPTTAGTGSEAQSFALISDSQTHVKMACGDKKASCRVALLDPALTVTQPPGVTALTGIDAVAHAVETYVTNRRNAVSLAFSREAWQLLAENFTRVLAEPTDLDARGGMQLGACFAGLAIENSMLGATHALANPLTAFYGIMHGQAIGMMLPHVIRFNGEEFDGWYRELLEYVPSTNGDGRHGPASHALADVVADFARRAGLPERLSQCGVEREKLPALAEDAAKQWTGTFNPRKVGQQELLALYDLAY, from the coding sequence ATGATTCCCTTCGATTTCCAACTCCGCACGCGAATCGTCTTCGGCCCCGATCGGGTCGATTCGCTGGGTGAATTGGCGAGTGAATTGGGGGCGCGGCGGGCGCTGGTGGTGAGCGATCCGGGCATCGTCGCCGCCGGGCACGCGAACCGCGGCATCGCCTCGCTCGACCGCGTGGGCATCGAAACGCACCTCTTCGACGGCGTTACCGAGAATCCGACCGATCAGAACGTCGAAGCGGGAGTGGCATTCGCCAAGAAGTGCCGCCCGGAGTTGATCGTCGGTCTGGGCGGTGGCAGCTCGATGGACTGCGCCAAGGGAATCAACTTTGTCTATTCGTGCGGCGGCCGCATTCAAGACTATTGGGGCACGGGCAAGGCCAGCCGGCCCTTGTTGCCGATGATCGCCGTGCCCACCACCGCCGGCACCGGCAGCGAGGCCCAATCGTTCGCCCTGATCAGCGATTCGCAAACGCACGTCAAAATGGCCTGCGGCGATAAGAAGGCATCTTGCCGGGTCGCCTTGCTCGATCCGGCATTGACCGTCACGCAACCGCCCGGCGTGACGGCCCTGACAGGCATCGACGCCGTGGCGCATGCCGTGGAGACCTATGTCACCAACCGCCGCAACGCCGTGTCGCTGGCCTTCAGCCGCGAAGCCTGGCAGTTGCTGGCCGAAAACTTCACGCGCGTGCTGGCCGAGCCGACCGATCTCGACGCTCGCGGCGGCATGCAGCTCGGCGCCTGTTTTGCGGGGCTGGCCATCGAAAACTCGATGCTCGGCGCCACGCACGCCCTGGCGAACCCGTTGACGGCCTTTTACGGCATCATGCACGGCCAGGCCATCGGCATGATGTTGCCGCACGTGATCCGCTTCAACGGCGAGGAGTTCGACGGCTGGTATCGCGAGTTGCTGGAGTATGTGCCCAGCACGAACGGCGACGGGCGGCACGGCCCCGCGTCGCACGCACTGGCCGACGTGGTGGCCGACTTCGCGCGGCGTGCCGGGCTGCCCGAACGGCTCTCGCAGTGCGGCGTCGAGCGCGAAAAGCTGCCCGCCCTGGCCGAAGACGCCGCCAAACAATGGACCGGCACCTTCAATCCTCGCAAGGTCGGCCAGCAAGAGCTGCTTGCGCTCTACGACTTGGCCTATTAG